Proteins from one Penaeus vannamei isolate JL-2024 chromosome 8, ASM4276789v1, whole genome shotgun sequence genomic window:
- the LOC113808386 gene encoding cholecystokinin receptor type A yields MSSLVFLTYQLLVLFVVPAILMIVFYTVVIRELWRSTKNIKALTNANRSGSSGAESYYLKVTGGDALGAGRAMGAVGVRNGRMGGGDSAYNSSASLYVPYAATRSRTPSPGGRVKRHREKGEDVKKARKQVIKMLIVVVVLFLLCWGPKLVMQMCITLGLRQFNQVFYNFNIVFVLLPFIHCCINPIIYCFMSKNFRRSMKRMFGSPWRSCRRRGCCPTRRPPPANLLNRVVTRSIYSSYSPEGTSRHTDLETVSTM; encoded by the exons ATGAGTTCCCTGGTTTTCCTCACCTACCAGCTCCTCGTCCTCTTTGTGGTACCGGCCATCCTCATGATCGTCTTTTACACCGTCGTTATCAGGGAACTCTGGAGGTCGACCAAGAACATCAAGGCTCTTACCAACGCTAATAGGAG cgGTTCCTCCGGCGCCGAGAGCTACTACCTCAAGGTCACGGGAGGAGACGCCCTCGGAGCCGGCCGTGCCATGGGCGCTGTGGGCGTGAGGAATGGGCGTATGGGCGGCGGTGACTCGGCCTACAACAGCTCCGCCTCGCTGTACGTCCCCTATGCTGCTACGAGGTCACGCACGCCCTCTCCCGGGGGGCGTGTCAAGCGTCACCGCGAGAAGGGCGAGGATGTCAAGAAGGCCAGGAAGCAG GTAATCAAGATGCTCATCGTGGTGGTGGTTCTGTTCCTGCTGTGTTGGGGCCCGAAGCTCGTCATGCAGATGTGCATTACCCTCGGGCTGCGGCAGTTCAATCAG gTGTTCTACAACTTCAACATCGtgttcgtcctcctccccttcatccactGCTGCATCAACCCGATCATCTACTGCTTCATGTCCAAAAACTTCCGCCGGTCCATGAAGCGGATGTTCGGGAGTCCCTGGCGCTCCTGCCGACGCCGCGGCTGCTGCCcgacccgccgcccgccgcccgccaacCTCCTGAACAGGGTCGTTACGAGGAGCATCTACTCGTCGTACTCTCCCGAGGGCACGTCGCGCCACACCGACCTGGAGACGGTGTCGACCATgtaa